The following proteins are co-located in the Cupriavidus pauculus genome:
- a CDS encoding cytochrome c oxidase assembly protein — MQAQDKALEKRFNRGMLMRLLVVVTLMFGFGYALVPLYRAICDLTGINVVTTRDLYGASNAVRNTQVDRSRTITVEFDSNTRGPFAFRPVRHSMEVHPGELTTIVYEVANGQPRDISAQAIPSYAPKQATEYFRKVECFCFKQQTLKANEAREMPVVFVIDPKLPKDVKNITLSYTFFEIGTPVAQAPEAGAAPAAQGG, encoded by the coding sequence GTGCAAGCGCAGGACAAGGCCCTGGAGAAGCGGTTCAACCGCGGCATGCTGATGCGGCTGCTGGTGGTGGTCACGCTGATGTTCGGCTTTGGCTACGCGCTGGTGCCGCTGTACCGGGCCATCTGCGACCTCACCGGCATCAACGTGGTGACCACGCGCGACCTGTACGGCGCCAGCAACGCCGTGCGCAACACGCAGGTGGACCGCAGCCGCACGATCACCGTGGAGTTCGATTCGAACACGCGCGGGCCGTTTGCGTTCCGGCCGGTCAGGCATTCGATGGAAGTGCATCCTGGCGAGCTGACGACGATTGTCTACGAGGTGGCGAACGGCCAGCCGCGCGACATCTCTGCGCAGGCGATCCCGAGCTACGCGCCCAAGCAGGCCACGGAGTACTTCCGGAAGGTGGAGTGCTTCTGCTTCAAGCAGCAGACGCTGAAGGCGAACGAGGCGCGCGAGATGCCGGTGGTCTTCGTGATCGATCCGAAGCTGCCGAAGGACGTGAAGAACATCACACTGTCGTACACGTTCTTCGAGATCGGCACGCCGGTGGCGCAGGCCCCGGAAGCCGGCGCCGCGCCGGCGGCCCAGGGCGGCTGA
- a CDS encoding SURF1 family protein, producing MVAALVVIAVTCALGNWQLRRGHEKTDRAARLATLAAQAPMALRAGQADAGALVDRRVVARGTFEAAHTVLLDNRPHGNGTDSRAGFLVLTPLRLADGGHVLVLRGWLPRDAQDRTRIAPFATPAGEVSVAGIALAAVPRVYSLGQAPSAEAGRKIRQNIDLAAFGGEIGAPLLPVVVQQATDTGDGLARDWAPADLGADRHFGYAAQWFGLAGLTVVLVAVLGWRRARREDRQDEPQAGRQNDAGPTNRMIER from the coding sequence ATGGTGGCCGCGCTGGTGGTCATCGCCGTGACCTGCGCGCTGGGCAACTGGCAGCTGCGCCGCGGCCACGAGAAGACCGACCGCGCCGCGCGGCTGGCCACGCTGGCCGCGCAGGCCCCAATGGCGCTGCGGGCCGGGCAGGCCGATGCCGGCGCGCTGGTGGACCGCCGCGTGGTGGCGCGCGGCACGTTCGAGGCGGCGCACACCGTGCTGCTGGACAACCGCCCGCACGGCAACGGCACCGACAGCCGCGCGGGATTCCTGGTCCTCACGCCGCTGCGGCTGGCCGATGGCGGGCACGTGCTGGTGCTGCGCGGATGGCTGCCGCGCGACGCCCAGGACCGCACCCGCATCGCGCCGTTCGCCACGCCGGCGGGCGAGGTGTCGGTGGCCGGCATCGCGCTGGCCGCCGTGCCGCGCGTCTACAGCCTGGGCCAGGCCCCGTCGGCCGAGGCCGGCCGCAAGATACGTCAGAATATCGACCTTGCCGCGTTTGGCGGCGAGATCGGGGCGCCGCTGCTGCCCGTGGTGGTGCAGCAGGCCACCGACACCGGGGACGGCCTGGCGCGCGACTGGGCGCCGGCCGACCTGGGCGCGGACCGCCACTTCGGCTACGCCGCGCAGTGGTTCGGCCTGGCCGGGCTGACCGTGGTGCTGGTGGCGGTGCTGGGCTGGCGCAGGGCCCGGCGCGAAGACCGGCAGGATGAACCGCAGGCTGGCCGGCAGAACGACGCCGGACCCACCAATCGAATGATCGAACGATGA
- a CDS encoding cytochrome c oxidase subunit 3, with protein sequence MSANRANAPYYFVPGPSRHPITAAFGLLLTGAGAAGWVNGQPWAPYVCGFGLIWFLFVLKSWFGDAIGESEGGLYGKNIDVSFRWSMGWFIFSEVMFFAAFFGALFYARTIAMPWLGDLNNKIIWPDFAAVWPHTGPAGTVESFQTMGPWPIPTINTALLLTSGVTLTWAHHALLAGKRNQVIQGLVLTILLGALFMCLQVYEYMHAYQELNLKLTSGVYGSTFFLLTGFHGFHVTMGAIMLAVVLGRVLKGHFTPDHHFAFEGAAWYWHFVDVVWLGLYVVVYWL encoded by the coding sequence ATGAGTGCGAATCGCGCAAACGCCCCGTACTACTTCGTGCCGGGCCCGTCGCGCCATCCGATCACGGCGGCGTTCGGGCTGCTGCTGACCGGTGCGGGAGCCGCCGGCTGGGTCAACGGGCAGCCGTGGGCGCCGTATGTCTGCGGCTTCGGCCTGATCTGGTTCCTGTTCGTGCTCAAGAGCTGGTTCGGCGACGCCATCGGCGAGTCCGAGGGCGGGCTGTACGGCAAGAACATCGACGTGTCGTTCCGCTGGTCGATGGGCTGGTTCATCTTCTCCGAGGTGATGTTCTTCGCGGCGTTCTTCGGCGCGCTGTTCTACGCCCGCACCATCGCCATGCCGTGGCTGGGCGACCTGAACAACAAGATCATCTGGCCGGATTTCGCGGCCGTGTGGCCCCACACCGGCCCGGCCGGCACCGTGGAGTCGTTCCAGACCATGGGCCCGTGGCCGATCCCGACGATCAACACGGCGCTGCTGCTGACCTCCGGCGTGACGCTGACCTGGGCGCACCACGCGCTGCTGGCCGGCAAGCGCAACCAGGTGATCCAGGGGCTGGTGCTGACGATCCTGCTGGGCGCGCTGTTCATGTGCCTGCAGGTCTACGAATACATGCACGCCTACCAGGAGCTGAACCTGAAGCTCACGTCGGGGGTCTATGGTTCGACGTTCTTCCTGCTCACGGGCTTCCACGGCTTCCACGTGACGATGGGCGCCATCATGCTGGCCGTGGTGCTGGGCCGCGTGCTCAAGGGCCATTTCACGCCGGACCACCACTTCGCGTTCGAAGGCGCAGCCTGGTACTGGCACTTCGTGGACGTGGTCTGGCTTGGGCTGTACGTGGTCGTGTACTGGTTGTAA
- the coxB gene encoding cytochrome c oxidase subunit II, with the protein MKMWKKASAACLAGASLLVSQAASAVSDMPGGPAVRQLNLTEPVTKIAEQIHWLNWMMLIICTVIFIAVFSVMFYSIFKHRKSKGAKSASFHESITVEVVWTIVPFLIVIAMALPATKTVVAMKDTTNSDITIKATGYQWKWGYDYLKGPGEGISFVSTLTTPREQINNQQEKSNTYLMEVDNELVVPVNKKIRIVTTANDVIHAWMIPAFGVKQDAIPGFVRDTWFRAEKTGIYRGQCAELCGKEHAFMPIVVRVVSDAEYTKWVDDRKKLMAAAADDPNKTWTMDEIKVRGEKVYAANCAVCHQPNGKGAGAFPALDGSKVVTGPKAGQMHVLLEGKGGMPSWKQLSDTELAAVMTYTRNSWSNKTGEVIQPADFVNARAGKFPEGGGAQAGAGDAAPKAGKPATSNDKQASLAGNRVAG; encoded by the coding sequence ATGAAAATGTGGAAGAAGGCATCCGCAGCATGTCTGGCAGGCGCGTCCCTGCTTGTCAGCCAGGCGGCCTCCGCGGTCAGTGACATGCCGGGCGGCCCCGCCGTCCGACAGCTCAACCTGACCGAACCCGTTACAAAAATCGCCGAACAGATTCATTGGCTGAACTGGATGATGCTGATCATCTGCACCGTGATCTTCATCGCGGTGTTCAGCGTGATGTTCTATTCCATCTTCAAGCACCGCAAGAGCAAGGGCGCGAAGTCGGCCTCGTTCCACGAAAGCATCACCGTGGAAGTGGTCTGGACCATCGTGCCGTTCCTGATCGTGATCGCGATGGCGCTGCCCGCCACCAAGACCGTGGTGGCGATGAAGGACACCACCAACTCGGACATCACGATCAAGGCCACCGGCTACCAGTGGAAGTGGGGCTACGACTACCTGAAGGGGCCGGGCGAGGGCATCTCGTTCGTCTCCACGCTGACCACGCCGCGCGAGCAGATCAACAACCAGCAGGAAAAGTCGAACACCTACCTGATGGAGGTGGACAACGAGCTGGTGGTGCCGGTCAACAAGAAGATCCGCATCGTCACCACGGCCAACGACGTGATCCACGCCTGGATGATCCCGGCCTTCGGCGTCAAGCAGGACGCCATCCCCGGCTTTGTGCGCGACACATGGTTCCGGGCCGAGAAGACCGGCATCTACCGCGGCCAGTGCGCCGAGCTGTGCGGCAAGGAACACGCATTCATGCCGATCGTGGTGCGCGTGGTCTCGGACGCCGAGTACACCAAGTGGGTGGACGACCGCAAGAAGCTGATGGCCGCGGCCGCCGACGATCCCAACAAGACCTGGACGATGGACGAGATCAAGGTGCGCGGCGAGAAGGTCTACGCGGCCAATTGCGCGGTCTGCCATCAGCCCAACGGCAAGGGCGCGGGCGCGTTCCCGGCGCTGGACGGCTCCAAGGTCGTCACCGGCCCGAAGGCCGGCCAGATGCACGTCCTGCTGGAAGGCAAGGGTGGCATGCCGTCGTGGAAGCAGCTCTCGGATACCGAGCTGGCGGCCGTGATGACCTACACCCGCAACAGCTGGAGCAACAAGACCGGTGAAGTGATCCAGCCGGCGGACTTCGTGAACGCTCGCGCGGGCAAGTTCCCCGAGGGCGGCGGCGCGCAAGCCGGCGCTGGCGACGCGGCCCCCAAGGCCGGCAAGCCGGCCACGTCCAACGACAAGCAGGCCAGCCTCGCGGGCAACCGCGTCGCGGGCTGA
- a CDS encoding twin transmembrane helix small protein: MRFVIIVAFILIIGSLASALFFMMRDRGRTPNMMRSLMLRVGFSVALFLFILFSHWMGWIQSTGIQMSP; the protein is encoded by the coding sequence ATGCGCTTCGTCATCATCGTCGCCTTCATCCTGATCATCGGCAGCCTGGCCTCCGCGCTGTTCTTCATGATGCGCGACCGCGGCCGCACCCCCAACATGATGCGCTCGCTGATGCTGCGCGTCGGCTTCTCGGTGGCGCTGTTCCTGTTCATCCTGTTCTCGCACTGGATGGGCTGGATCCAGAGCACCGGCATCCAGATGTCGCCCTGA
- a CDS encoding DUF2970 domain-containing protein codes for MATDDPVHRKASFAQTVRAVLWSFIGLRKGSEHESDMARLNPVHVIIAGLMAAAVFVAVLIVIVRAVVSQA; via the coding sequence ATGGCGACGGACGATCCGGTGCACCGCAAGGCGTCGTTCGCACAGACGGTGCGGGCGGTGCTGTGGTCGTTCATCGGGCTGCGCAAGGGGTCGGAGCATGAGTCGGACATGGCGCGCCTGAACCCGGTGCACGTGATCATCGCCGGGCTGATGGCGGCGGCAGTGTTCGTGGCGGTGCTGATCGTCATCGTGCGCGCCGTGGTCAGCCAGGCATAG
- the ctaD gene encoding cytochrome c oxidase subunit I has product MSTATPETLGHPHDHAHDHDHAHDHPHGWRRWLFATNHKDIGTLYLLFSFTMLLSGGVLALLIRLELFEPGLQFFRPELFNQFTTMHGLIMVFGAIMPAFVGFANWMIPLQIGASDMAFARMNNFSFWLMPPAALLLVGSFFVPGGATAAGWTLYAPLSVQMGPGMDMAIFAMHIMGASSIMGSINIIVTILNMRAPGMTLMKMPMFCWTWLITAYLLIAVMPVLAGAITMVLTDRHFGTSFFSAAGGGDPVMYQHIFWFFGHPEVYIMILPAFGIVSHVVPAFARKRLFGYSSMVYATASIAILSFIVWAHHMFTTGMPVTGQLFFMYATMLIAVPTAVKIFNWIATMWRGSMTFETPMLFAIGFIFVFTIGGFTGLMPAVAPIDIQLQDTYFIVAHFHYVLVAGSLFALFAGFYYWGPKWSGFMYDEMRGKIHFWGSLIFFNVTFFPMHFLGLAGMPRRYADYPTQFTDFNAVASLGALGFGLMQVYFFFAVVLPSYRGGAAAGDKPWDGAEGLEWTVPSPAPFHTFEEPPVVK; this is encoded by the coding sequence ATGAGTACCGCTACCCCGGAGACACTGGGCCATCCGCACGACCACGCGCACGATCATGACCATGCGCACGATCATCCGCATGGCTGGCGCCGCTGGCTGTTCGCGACCAACCACAAGGACATCGGCACGCTGTACCTGCTGTTCTCGTTCACGATGCTGCTGTCGGGCGGCGTGCTGGCGCTGCTGATCCGCCTGGAGCTGTTCGAGCCGGGCCTGCAGTTCTTCCGCCCCGAACTGTTCAACCAGTTCACCACGATGCACGGCCTGATCATGGTGTTCGGCGCGATCATGCCGGCATTCGTGGGCTTTGCGAACTGGATGATCCCGCTGCAGATCGGCGCCTCGGACATGGCCTTCGCACGGATGAACAACTTCAGCTTCTGGCTGATGCCGCCGGCCGCGCTGCTGCTGGTGGGCTCGTTCTTCGTGCCGGGCGGCGCCACCGCCGCGGGCTGGACGCTCTACGCGCCGCTGTCGGTGCAGATGGGCCCCGGCATGGACATGGCCATCTTCGCCATGCACATCATGGGCGCGTCGTCGATCATGGGCTCGATCAACATCATCGTGACCATCCTCAACATGCGCGCCCCGGGCATGACGCTGATGAAGATGCCGATGTTCTGCTGGACGTGGCTGATCACGGCGTACCTGCTGATCGCCGTGATGCCGGTGCTGGCCGGCGCCATCACGATGGTGCTGACCGACCGCCACTTCGGCACGAGCTTCTTCTCGGCGGCCGGCGGCGGCGACCCGGTGATGTACCAGCACATCTTCTGGTTCTTCGGGCACCCCGAGGTGTACATCATGATCCTGCCGGCGTTCGGCATCGTCTCGCACGTCGTGCCGGCGTTCGCGCGCAAGCGCCTGTTCGGCTACAGCTCGATGGTGTACGCCACGGCGTCGATCGCGATCCTGTCGTTCATCGTCTGGGCCCACCACATGTTCACCACGGGCATGCCGGTGACGGGCCAGCTCTTCTTCATGTACGCGACGATGCTGATCGCGGTGCCCACGGCCGTGAAGATCTTCAACTGGATCGCCACCATGTGGCGCGGCTCGATGACGTTCGAGACGCCGATGCTGTTCGCCATCGGCTTCATCTTCGTGTTCACGATTGGCGGCTTCACGGGCCTGATGCCGGCCGTGGCGCCGATCGACATCCAGCTGCAGGACACCTACTTCATCGTGGCGCACTTCCACTACGTGCTGGTGGCGGGCTCGCTGTTCGCGCTGTTCGCGGGCTTCTACTACTGGGGCCCGAAGTGGAGCGGGTTCATGTATGACGAAATGCGCGGCAAGATCCACTTCTGGGGCTCGCTGATCTTCTTCAACGTGACCTTCTTCCCGATGCACTTCCTGGGCCTGGCCGGCATGCCGCGCCGCTACGCGGACTACCCGACGCAGTTCACGGACTTCAACGCCGTGGCCTCGCTGGGCGCGCTGGGCTTTGGCCTGATGCAGGTGTACTTCTTCTTTGCCGTGGTGCTGCCGTCGTACCGCGGTGGCGCGGCCGCCGGCGACAAGCCGTGGGATGGCGCCGAAGGGCTGGAATGGACCGTGCCGTCGCCGGCCCCGTTCCACACCTTCGAGGAACCGCCGGTGGTGAAGTAA
- a CDS encoding cytochrome oxidase small assembly protein — MQPSAKSPSQQAREASQKAGNRRLGWILLSIVMVFFLGFVAKMKFLGG; from the coding sequence ATGCAGCCCTCAGCAAAAAGCCCATCGCAGCAGGCACGCGAAGCCAGCCAGAAAGCCGGCAACCGGCGCCTGGGCTGGATCCTGCTGTCCATCGTGATGGTCTTCTTCCTGGGATTCGTGGCCAAGATGAAGTTCCTTGGCGGCTGA